A region from the Vicia villosa cultivar HV-30 ecotype Madison, WI linkage group LG3, Vvil1.0, whole genome shotgun sequence genome encodes:
- the LOC131658950 gene encoding uncharacterized protein LOC131658950: MATGYQGSYATMPLLTTGLNGRLGGVSYMPQSTPYLNTTFVMAFRQQMDKSKLELVHNLTQQMGVIFNPMVDQIGRMLESFGVQPVQTRHRPLESNDDLPLGNQEHPFRLRVVEPVTYEDEEIIEQCEPRPVLVRRCQNVDRVLRNASNMLGRNNITNVVEEVLVCNGLNVGFHKPNYPSPLPNYIRQEEIPKGCKVPKFTKFAGETNESTIEHLARYETKASSLTKNAFTWFTTLVPNSIRTWKQLERAFHEQFFMGQSKIILK, encoded by the coding sequence ATGGCTACAGGCTATCAAGGAAGTTACGCCACCATGCCTTTGTTGACTACGGGTTTGAATGGTCGGCTAGGTGGAGTTAGTTATATGCCTCAATCCACCCCATATTTGAATACCACTTTTGTGATGGCCTTTAGGCAACAGATGGATAAGAGTAAGTTAGAGTTAGTACACAACTTAACTCAACAAATGGGAGTTATTTTTAACCCCATGGTTGACCAAATAGGAAGAATGCTCGAGTCGTTTGGAGTTCAACCAGTTCAAACGCGTCATAGACCGTTAGAGTCAAATGATGATTTACCTTTAGGCAACCAAGAGCATCCCTTTAGACTTCGTGTGGTAGAACCAGTTACCTATGAGGACGAGGAAATCATCGAACAATGCGAGCCTAGGCCAGTGTTAGTTAGGAGATGTCAGAACGTAGATAGAGTACTAAGAAACGCCAGCAACATGTTAGGGCGTAATAATATAACAAATGTAGTCGAAGAGGTATTAGTGTGCAATGGGCTTAATGTTGGCTTTCACAAGCCTAACTACCCATCACCTTTACCTAATTACATTCGACAGGAAGAAATACCCAAGGGATGTAAGGTACCTAAGTTTACGAAGTTTGCAGGAGAAACAAATGAGTCGACTATCGAGCATTTAGCTAGGTACGAAACAAAAGCTAGTTCACTAACCAAGAATGCGTTCACGTGGTTTACCACACTAGTACCTAACTCCATAAGGACTTGGAAGCAGTTAGAACGCGCGTTTCATGAACAGTTTTTCATGGGTCAGTCCAAGATTATTTTGAAATAA